One segment of Capnocytophaga sp. oral taxon 878 DNA contains the following:
- the ubiE gene encoding bifunctional demethylmenaquinone methyltransferase/2-methoxy-6-polyprenyl-1,4-benzoquinol methylase UbiE yields MTEKPVTPYHNSTQGKKQQVIQMFNTISGNYDGFNRVISWGADIKWRKFVVSKVAEIHPTTVLDVATGTADLAIALTAIPDAKITGLDISEGMLSVGREKVEKKQLSHRITLQQGDSEQLPFPDASFDAVTVGFGVRNFEDLEKGLSEIYRVLKPQGRLVILETSIPEKFPFKQGYHLYTNYIMPFIGKVFSKDKSAYKYLSNSAIHFPYGKKFQQILDKAGYKHTQYYPKTLGGVATIYIANK; encoded by the coding sequence ATGACTGAAAAACCAGTTACTCCCTACCACAACTCAACACAAGGCAAAAAGCAGCAAGTAATCCAGATGTTTAACACTATATCAGGTAATTATGATGGCTTTAACCGTGTTATTTCGTGGGGAGCTGATATAAAATGGCGCAAGTTTGTAGTAAGCAAAGTAGCCGAAATCCATCCCACTACAGTGCTCGATGTAGCTACAGGTACTGCCGATTTAGCCATAGCTCTCACAGCCATTCCCGATGCCAAAATCACAGGCTTAGATATTTCCGAAGGAATGCTCTCCGTAGGGCGTGAAAAGGTAGAAAAAAAACAACTCAGCCACCGCATTACCTTGCAACAAGGTGATAGTGAGCAACTCCCCTTCCCCGATGCCTCTTTTGATGCTGTAACTGTCGGCTTTGGAGTGCGCAATTTTGAAGATTTAGAAAAAGGACTATCCGAAATTTATAGAGTACTCAAACCCCAAGGGCGCTTGGTAATACTTGAAACCTCAATCCCCGAAAAGTTTCCTTTCAAGCAAGGCTATCACCTGTATACCAACTACATAATGCCCTTTATAGGCAAAGTCTTTTCAAAAGATAAATCAGCTTATAAGTACTTGTCAAACTCGGCTATCCATTTCCCTTACGGCAAAAAGTTCCAACAGATATTAGATAAGGCAGGCTATAAGCACACACAATACTACCCCAAAACATTAGGAGGGGTAGCAACCATTTACATCGCTAACAAATAA
- a CDS encoding 5'-nucleotidase, lipoprotein e(P4) family: MKKNILLMGIAALCLNSCCPTKNTTTTTTENKLIANGKLWSSYYQQNAAEYEALCLQAFNIAQLRLDEALAKKGTQPLAIVTDIDETFLDNSPFEAYCAKQGISYSQKAWEEWTVLGEAKPLAGALEFFEYAHSKGVAIFYVTNRLEKEREGTAKNLRKYNFPFPSDSRLILRTAEKSKENRRQQIAKEYDIVLLMGDNLTDFAKDFDERTPQDRSQAVHQNKSQFGKRFIVFPNFSYGDWEGAPYGYKYNIPETDKEAIIQKNTKTFK, encoded by the coding sequence ATGAAAAAAAATATCCTACTTATGGGCATAGCAGCCTTGTGCCTCAATAGCTGCTGCCCTACCAAAAACACAACAACTACTACTACCGAAAACAAACTCATAGCCAATGGTAAATTGTGGTCTTCATACTACCAGCAAAATGCCGCCGAGTATGAAGCACTATGCCTTCAAGCCTTCAATATAGCCCAACTTAGGTTAGATGAGGCTTTAGCCAAAAAAGGCACCCAGCCGCTGGCAATAGTAACCGATATCGATGAAACATTTCTAGATAACTCACCCTTTGAAGCCTATTGCGCCAAGCAAGGCATTAGCTATTCACAAAAAGCGTGGGAAGAATGGACTGTATTAGGCGAAGCCAAACCCTTAGCCGGAGCGTTAGAGTTTTTTGAATACGCCCATAGCAAGGGCGTAGCCATCTTTTACGTTACCAATCGCCTTGAAAAAGAACGTGAAGGCACCGCCAAAAACCTCCGCAAGTATAACTTCCCATTCCCTTCCGATAGCCGTCTTATCTTGCGTACAGCCGAAAAAAGTAAAGAAAATCGCCGTCAGCAAATAGCCAAAGAGTACGATATAGTACTCCTAATGGGCGATAACCTTACCGATTTTGCTAAAGATTTTGACGAGCGTACCCCTCAAGACCGTTCTCAAGCAGTACACCAAAACAAAAGTCAGTTCGGTAAGCGCTTCATCGTATTCCCCAACTTCTCCTATGGCGATTGGGAAGGAGCACCTTATGGCTATAAGTACAACATCCCCGAAACCGATAAAGAAGCTATCATTCAGAAGAATACAAAAACATTTAAGTAA
- a CDS encoding 2-hydroxyacid dehydrogenase produces the protein MKILHLDTNHPLMLSQLAAHGFENHEDYTSSKQEIEAKIANYDGIIIRSRFTIDQDFLSKAKNLKFIGRVGAGLENIDVAYAQSKGITLIAAPEGNSNAVGEHALGMLLSLLNRFKIANNEIKNGKWLREENRGWELDGKTVGIIGYGNMGKSFAKKLRGFDCNVICYDILPNKGDENAKQVTLVDFFRQADIVSLHTPQTPQTIGMINQTFINSFAKNFWFLNTARGKSVVTAHLVQALQSGKVLGAGLDVLEYEKASFEDFFSGDNLPEPFKYLLQADNVILTPHIAGWSLESKEKLAQIIVDKIISLFNN, from the coding sequence ATGAAAATATTACATCTTGATACCAACCACCCCCTAATGCTCTCTCAATTAGCAGCTCACGGGTTTGAAAACCACGAAGATTATACAAGTAGCAAACAAGAAATCGAAGCCAAAATAGCCAATTACGACGGAATTATCATCCGCAGCCGCTTCACTATCGACCAAGATTTTTTAAGCAAAGCAAAAAATCTTAAATTCATCGGTAGGGTAGGGGCAGGCCTCGAAAATATCGACGTAGCCTACGCCCAAAGCAAAGGCATCACCCTCATAGCAGCCCCCGAAGGCAACTCCAATGCCGTAGGCGAACACGCACTCGGAATGCTCCTCTCACTCCTTAACCGCTTTAAAATAGCCAATAACGAAATAAAAAACGGCAAATGGCTACGCGAAGAAAACAGAGGATGGGAACTCGATGGCAAAACCGTAGGCATCATAGGCTATGGCAATATGGGCAAAAGCTTCGCCAAAAAATTACGAGGCTTTGATTGTAATGTGATATGCTATGATATACTCCCCAACAAAGGCGATGAAAACGCCAAACAAGTAACCCTCGTCGATTTCTTCCGCCAAGCCGATATCGTAAGCCTTCACACACCCCAAACACCCCAAACCATCGGGATGATTAACCAAACATTTATCAATAGCTTTGCCAAAAACTTCTGGTTCCTCAATACAGCACGCGGTAAGAGTGTTGTAACAGCTCATTTAGTACAAGCCTTGCAATCAGGCAAAGTACTCGGGGCTGGCTTAGATGTGTTAGAGTATGAAAAAGCCTCCTTTGAAGATTTCTTCTCTGGCGATAACCTCCCCGAGCCCTTCAAATACCTCCTCCAAGCCGATAACGTAATACTTACCCCTCACATCGCCGGCTGGAGTTTGGAAAGCAAAGAAAAACTAGCACAAATAATTGTAGATAAAATAATTTCACTTTTTAATAATTAA
- the pncB gene encoding nicotinate phosphoribosyltransferase — MILHSLLDNDFYKFTMQCGVVQLFPKNKARYTFINRGKHEFPEGFAEALREEVNAMAQLKLTKSEKQFLKDNCPYLSPLYLDFLEGYHYDPSEVHITQEGNDLNVTVEGYWYRTILWEVPLLSVISELFYKLTNATAWTDAQVIENTREKEQFYKDLGVVFAEFGTRRRHSYHVHDIVMRTLIEGYKSTFIGSSNVHFAMKYQVKTIGTHAHEWFMFHAAEYSYKMANALSLEHWVDVYRGDLGVALSDTYTTDVFFKQFDKKFSKLFDGVRHDSGDPIVFAEKTIAHYNKMGINPLSKYIIFSDGLNPKKVQAITEACKGKIGISFGIGTDLTNDVGLRPMNIVMKLTEVLTSDNEWVPTVKLSDEPNKHTGDKRMIELAKGILAIN, encoded by the coding sequence ATGATACTGCACTCATTATTAGACAACGATTTTTATAAGTTCACTATGCAATGCGGTGTAGTGCAGCTGTTCCCGAAGAACAAAGCACGCTACACTTTCATCAATAGAGGTAAACACGAGTTTCCTGAGGGGTTTGCTGAAGCTTTGCGGGAGGAAGTAAATGCTATGGCACAGCTAAAACTGACGAAGAGTGAAAAGCAGTTTTTAAAAGATAATTGTCCTTATTTGAGTCCGTTGTATTTGGACTTTTTAGAGGGATATCATTATGACCCTTCGGAAGTTCATATAACGCAAGAGGGGAATGATTTAAATGTAACAGTAGAAGGTTATTGGTACAGGACGATACTGTGGGAAGTGCCATTGCTTTCGGTAATAAGTGAGCTTTTTTACAAGCTGACTAATGCGACGGCTTGGACAGATGCACAGGTGATAGAGAATACTAGAGAGAAGGAGCAGTTTTACAAGGATTTGGGTGTGGTATTTGCTGAATTTGGCACGCGCCGTAGGCATTCATATCATGTACACGACATAGTGATGCGTACCCTTATAGAGGGCTATAAAAGTACTTTTATAGGCTCCAGCAATGTGCATTTTGCAATGAAATATCAGGTAAAAACAATAGGCACACATGCTCACGAATGGTTTATGTTTCACGCTGCTGAATATAGCTATAAGATGGCTAATGCCCTCTCATTAGAGCATTGGGTAGATGTGTACCGTGGTGACCTTGGGGTAGCACTATCGGACACTTACACTACGGATGTGTTCTTTAAGCAGTTCGACAAGAAATTCAGTAAGCTGTTTGACGGGGTAAGGCACGATAGTGGTGACCCTATAGTATTTGCTGAAAAGACGATTGCGCACTACAACAAGATGGGTATCAATCCGCTATCTAAATACATTATTTTCTCGGACGGGTTAAATCCTAAGAAAGTACAAGCGATTACCGAAGCGTGCAAAGGCAAGATAGGTATTTCATTCGGGATAGGTACTGACCTTACTAATGATGTAGGGTTGCGCCCTATGAACATTGTAATGAAACTTACTGAGGTGCTTACCAGCGATAACGAGTGGGTGCCTACGGTAAAACTATCGGACGAGCCTAATAAACACACTGGTGATAAAAGAATGATAGAACTAGCAAAGGGAATATTGGCTATTAATTAG
- a CDS encoding Smr/MutS family protein: MNIGDYIEVLDDTIKGHVVRLTAGQVTMLTTEGFELNFRPEEVIVIDKETPFKSAFTNIDEESLRKDVVSKRKDKSVLTKKERNIPPMEVDLHIEQLVDSTKNMTNYDMLTLQLETARRRLEWAIEQRIQRVVFIHGVGEGVLRTELEFLLGRYPNVTFYDAEYAKYGVGATEVYIYQNAKR; encoded by the coding sequence GTGAATATAGGAGATTACATAGAAGTATTGGATGATACAATTAAAGGGCATGTGGTGCGCCTAACAGCAGGACAAGTAACTATGCTTACTACTGAAGGGTTTGAACTTAACTTTCGACCTGAAGAAGTAATTGTTATTGATAAAGAAACGCCCTTTAAGAGTGCTTTTACGAATATTGATGAAGAGAGCTTACGCAAGGATGTAGTAAGCAAACGCAAGGACAAATCGGTACTGACAAAAAAAGAGCGCAATATACCGCCAATGGAGGTGGACTTGCATATAGAACAGTTAGTAGATTCGACCAAGAATATGACTAATTACGATATGCTTACCCTACAATTAGAAACTGCACGCAGGCGCCTTGAATGGGCCATAGAGCAACGGATACAACGAGTGGTTTTTATTCACGGAGTGGGTGAAGGGGTATTACGTACTGAATTGGAGTTTTTGTTGGGACGCTACCCTAATGTAACCTTCTACGATGCCGAATACGCTAAGTATGGTGTTGGGGCTACTGAAGTGTATATCTATCAAAATGCAAAACGATGA
- a CDS encoding ABC transporter ATP-binding protein — MIEATNIHKTYKDLEVLKGVSVSVAKGEIVSVVGASGAGKTTLLHILGTLDSPDSNKQSALKINGTDILSLSSKALARFRNEHIGFIFQFHQLLPEFTALENICIPALIKGMGKKDAEKRAIELLDFLHLANRAHHKPNALSGGEQQRVSVARALMNQPSVVFADEPSGNLDSESAEKLHQLFFQLRKEFQQTFVIVTHNEELATMADRKLVMIDGNIISK; from the coding sequence ATGATTGAAGCAACTAACATACATAAGACTTATAAAGATTTAGAAGTTCTGAAAGGTGTATCGGTAAGTGTAGCAAAAGGAGAAATAGTATCGGTAGTAGGAGCTTCGGGAGCTGGCAAAACTACCTTGTTACATATATTAGGCACATTAGATAGTCCTGATAGCAATAAACAATCGGCTTTGAAGATCAATGGGACGGATATTTTATCACTCTCATCTAAAGCTTTGGCACGGTTTAGGAATGAGCATATAGGGTTTATTTTTCAGTTTCACCAATTATTGCCAGAGTTTACAGCTTTGGAAAACATTTGTATTCCTGCTCTGATAAAAGGTATGGGCAAGAAAGATGCTGAAAAACGCGCCATAGAACTATTAGATTTTTTGCATCTTGCAAATCGTGCTCACCATAAACCTAATGCACTATCGGGAGGGGAGCAGCAACGAGTATCGGTAGCTCGTGCCCTAATGAACCAACCTTCAGTAGTTTTTGCTGATGAACCCAGTGGGAACTTAGACTCGGAAAGTGCTGAAAAGCTACACCAGCTATTTTTCCAGCTGCGAAAGGAGTTCCAACAAACCTTTGTAATAGTAACTCATAACGAGGAACTTGCTACTATGGCCGATAGAAAACTCGTAATGATAGATGGAAATATTATTAGCAAATGA
- a CDS encoding PaaI family thioesterase, protein MDKQTLQQKWNALPENNLMRDWQMNITEIGNDSLTLSMPVTDRLTQVDGVLHGGATLTLAETAGSMAAFLLHCNEGEQIRGIELSANHLRAGKVGDTLYAQAQCLNAGRTLQLWDIKITNQEGKLISYCKFTTIKIVADSKN, encoded by the coding sequence ATGGACAAACAAACCTTACAACAAAAATGGAATGCCTTGCCCGAAAATAACCTAATGCGCGACTGGCAAATGAATATTACCGAAATAGGCAATGATTCCCTCACTCTTTCAATGCCTGTTACCGACCGCCTTACACAGGTAGATGGCGTGCTACATGGCGGAGCTACCTTAACTTTGGCCGAAACTGCTGGCAGTATGGCTGCTTTCCTCTTACATTGTAATGAAGGTGAGCAAATACGCGGTATTGAACTCAGTGCCAACCACTTGCGCGCTGGTAAGGTAGGTGATACCCTCTATGCCCAAGCTCAATGCCTTAATGCAGGGCGCACTCTTCAGCTTTGGGATATTAAAATTACAAATCAGGAAGGCAAACTCATATCTTATTGCAAGTTTACAACTATAAAAATAGTGGCAGATTCTAAAAATTAA
- a CDS encoding L-threonylcarbamoyladenylate synthase: MAQFIKLYNENPNEKEIAKVVEVLRKGGLIIYPTDTVYGLGCDITNTKALEKIARIKGVKLEKANFSFVCSDLKNLSDYVKQIDSSTFKLLKRALPGAYTFIMQGNNNLPKDFKKKKTVGIRVPDNNIARSIVQLLGNPIVSTSIYDEDELIEYTTDPELIFEKWQNQVDMVIDGGYGDNVASTVIDLSGDTPVIIREGKGDISIIN, encoded by the coding sequence ATGGCTCAATTCATCAAATTATACAACGAAAATCCTAATGAAAAGGAAATTGCCAAAGTAGTGGAAGTACTGCGCAAAGGCGGACTTATCATATACCCTACCGATACCGTTTACGGCTTAGGGTGCGACATTACCAATACCAAAGCCCTTGAAAAGATAGCGCGCATTAAAGGCGTAAAGCTTGAAAAAGCAAACTTCTCTTTTGTATGCTCCGATCTTAAAAACTTATCCGATTATGTGAAGCAGATAGATAGCAGCACCTTTAAGCTGCTAAAACGTGCCCTACCAGGGGCTTATACTTTTATTATGCAGGGCAATAACAACCTGCCTAAGGATTTTAAGAAGAAAAAAACAGTAGGTATACGCGTGCCCGATAACAACATCGCCCGCTCTATAGTCCAACTTCTGGGCAACCCCATTGTATCTACTTCTATTTATGATGAAGACGAGCTGATAGAATACACTACCGACCCCGAACTCATCTTTGAAAAATGGCAAAACCAAGTAGATATGGTCATCGATGGCGGCTATGGGGACAATGTAGCCTCTACTGTTATTGACCTTTCCGGCGATACTCCCGTTATTATTCGCGAAGGAAAAGGCGACATTTCAATTATCAATTAG
- the ettA gene encoding energy-dependent translational throttle protein EttA gives MADDKKIIFSMNKVSKTYSSTNKQVLKDIYLSFFYGAKIGILGLNGSGKSSLLKIIAGIDKNYQGEVVFAPNYTVGYLEQEPHLDDEKTVIEVVREGVAETVKLLDEFNHINDLFGLEENYSDPDKMQKLMDKQAELQDKIDALNAWELDNQLEVAMEALRTPDPDTPIKVLSGGERRRVALCRLLLQQPDVLLLDEPTNHLDAESVLWLEQHLQQYAGTVIAVTHDRYFLDNVAGWILELDRGEGIPWKGNYSSWLDQKAKRLAQEQKTESKRQKVLERELEWVRQGAKGRQAKQKARLQNYDRLLNEDQKQLEEKLEIYIPNGPRLGTNVIEARHVAKAFGDKLLYDDLNFVLPQAGIVGVIGPNGAGKSTIFRMIMGEEQPDSGDFLVGETVKIAYVDQTHKQIDPEKSIWENFSGGQDLIMMGGRQVNSRAYLSRFNFGGSEQNKKVATLSGGERNRLHLAMTLKEEGNVLLLDEPTNDLDVNTLRALEEGLENFAGCAVVISHDRWFLDRICTHILAFEGDSQVYFFEGSFSEYEENKKKRLGKEVTPTRIKYKKLVR, from the coding sequence ATGGCAGACGATAAAAAGATTATTTTCTCGATGAATAAGGTAAGTAAAACCTATTCATCTACTAATAAGCAAGTGCTTAAAGACATTTACCTGAGCTTCTTCTACGGGGCTAAGATTGGTATTTTAGGGCTTAACGGGTCGGGTAAGTCCTCTTTGCTAAAAATTATAGCCGGTATTGATAAAAACTACCAAGGCGAAGTGGTTTTTGCCCCTAACTACACGGTAGGCTATCTAGAACAAGAACCGCATCTGGACGATGAGAAAACCGTTATTGAGGTAGTGCGCGAAGGCGTAGCCGAAACCGTTAAACTACTCGATGAGTTTAACCATATTAACGACCTTTTTGGCTTGGAAGAGAACTATTCCGACCCCGATAAGATGCAGAAGCTGATGGATAAGCAAGCCGAGCTACAGGACAAGATTGATGCCCTGAACGCTTGGGAGCTGGACAACCAGCTGGAAGTGGCTATGGAAGCCCTACGCACCCCCGACCCTGATACGCCTATCAAAGTACTTTCGGGAGGGGAACGCCGCCGTGTAGCCTTGTGTCGCCTGCTTTTACAACAACCTGATGTACTCCTTTTAGACGAGCCTACGAACCACTTAGACGCTGAATCGGTATTGTGGTTAGAGCAGCACCTACAACAGTACGCCGGCACCGTGATAGCTGTAACCCACGACCGTTATTTCTTGGACAATGTAGCGGGCTGGATATTAGAGCTTGACCGCGGTGAGGGTATCCCTTGGAAGGGTAACTATTCTTCTTGGCTCGACCAAAAAGCCAAACGCCTTGCCCAAGAACAGAAAACCGAAAGCAAACGCCAAAAGGTGTTAGAACGCGAGTTGGAATGGGTACGCCAAGGGGCTAAAGGGCGACAAGCAAAACAGAAAGCACGTTTGCAAAACTACGATCGCCTGCTGAATGAAGACCAAAAGCAATTAGAAGAAAAACTTGAAATATACATTCCCAACGGGCCTCGCTTGGGTACCAATGTAATAGAGGCGCGCCACGTGGCAAAAGCCTTTGGTGATAAGCTATTGTATGACGACCTTAACTTTGTACTGCCACAGGCGGGCATAGTGGGGGTGATAGGACCTAACGGAGCAGGTAAATCTACCATTTTCCGTATGATTATGGGAGAAGAGCAGCCCGATAGCGGCGACTTTTTGGTAGGCGAAACCGTAAAGATAGCTTACGTAGATCAAACCCATAAGCAGATAGACCCTGAAAAGTCTATTTGGGAGAACTTCTCGGGCGGACAAGACCTTATAATGATGGGCGGCAGGCAGGTGAACTCACGTGCTTACCTAAGCCGTTTTAACTTTGGCGGCAGTGAACAGAACAAGAAAGTAGCGACCCTTTCGGGGGGTGAGCGCAACCGCTTGCACCTTGCAATGACCTTAAAAGAAGAAGGCAACGTGTTGCTGTTGGACGAGCCTACCAACGATTTGGACGTGAATACCCTCCGCGCCTTAGAAGAAGGGTTGGAAAACTTCGCTGGCTGTGCGGTAGTAATTTCGCACGACCGCTGGTTCCTAGATCGTATTTGTACCCACATCTTAGCTTTTGAGGGCGACTCGCAAGTGTATTTCTTTGAAGGCAGTTTTTCGGAATACGAAGAGAACAAGAAAAAACGCCTTGGCAAAGAAGTAACCCCTACACGGATTAAATATAAGAAGCTGGTAAGATAG
- a CDS encoding viroplasmin family protein produces MMKKYYVVWEGHETGIFTSWNKCKKAIEGYPYAKFKSFPTEAMAQKAYSENFEQYKGKKLSNTPTLSAAELQRIGTPILPSIAVDAACSGNPGVMEYRGVDTETQAEIFRLQPMKDGTNNIGEFLAIVHALAFLKQRNLTIPIYSDSQIAIGWIRQKVCKTKVPRTPHNEKIFELIARAEQWLRTNTYPNPILKWETQAWGECPADFGRKDK; encoded by the coding sequence ATAATGAAAAAGTATTATGTAGTATGGGAAGGACACGAAACAGGTATATTCACTTCCTGGAATAAATGCAAAAAAGCTATTGAGGGCTACCCTTATGCCAAGTTCAAGAGCTTCCCTACAGAAGCTATGGCACAAAAAGCATATAGTGAGAATTTTGAACAGTACAAAGGTAAAAAGCTAAGCAATACCCCTACCCTTTCAGCTGCCGAGCTGCAGCGTATAGGCACTCCTATACTGCCTTCTATAGCTGTAGATGCAGCTTGCAGTGGTAACCCCGGGGTAATGGAATACCGAGGGGTAGATACCGAAACCCAAGCCGAAATATTTAGGCTACAGCCAATGAAGGACGGCACTAATAACATAGGCGAGTTCTTAGCAATTGTACACGCTTTAGCTTTCTTAAAGCAGCGTAACCTTACTATACCCATCTATTCCGATAGTCAAATAGCTATTGGCTGGATACGCCAAAAGGTATGCAAAACCAAAGTACCGCGCACCCCTCATAACGAAAAAATATTTGAGTTAATAGCTCGCGCCGAACAATGGTTACGTACCAATACTTACCCTAACCCTATCCTGAAATGGGAAACCCAAGCGTGGGGCGAATGTCCTGCCGATTTTGGACGAAAAGACAAATAA
- a CDS encoding NifU family protein: MTDLTLTVQATSHPDIIKLEANRALVKGSYEFKNIDEAKGAPLARELFYLPFVKTVYISSNFIALKRFPIIEWTDVQEEVREQVLIYLQSGKAIVNNDGGQEIATTVYTETTPNPAVMKFVLNKRLVPIVIEYKNATEATEAPIALALFENFPFITEVFLDDNYISLTKSDTEEWEQYTAAIRLFITNYANEGRTFISQAEIKKQQASAQAYWLSQTTNDAISQQIAALIEEHIKPAVASDGGNIQFISYTPDTFLVRVLLQGACSGCPSSTQTLKKGIQALLKSKLSNPKIQVEAI; this comes from the coding sequence ATGACAGACCTTACCCTTACGGTGCAAGCCACCTCTCACCCCGATATCATTAAGCTGGAAGCAAACCGCGCCTTAGTGAAAGGGAGTTATGAGTTTAAAAATATTGATGAAGCCAAAGGGGCTCCCCTCGCAAGGGAGCTCTTTTATTTGCCTTTTGTAAAAACAGTGTACATATCTAGCAACTTCATCGCCCTTAAGCGCTTCCCTATTATAGAATGGACTGATGTACAGGAAGAGGTGCGTGAGCAGGTGTTAATATACTTACAATCAGGGAAGGCTATTGTAAATAACGATGGAGGACAAGAAATAGCAACTACCGTATATACCGAAACTACCCCCAATCCCGCTGTAATGAAGTTTGTTCTGAACAAACGTTTAGTTCCTATCGTAATAGAATACAAAAACGCTACTGAAGCTACCGAGGCTCCTATTGCCTTAGCTTTGTTTGAGAACTTTCCGTTTATAACAGAAGTATTTTTAGATGATAACTATATATCACTTACCAAAAGTGATACGGAGGAATGGGAACAATACACCGCAGCTATAAGGCTATTTATCACCAATTATGCCAATGAAGGGCGTACTTTCATCAGTCAGGCAGAAATAAAAAAACAACAAGCCTCTGCACAAGCCTATTGGCTAAGCCAAACCACCAATGATGCTATTTCACAGCAAATAGCTGCTCTTATTGAGGAGCATATCAAGCCCGCAGTAGCCAGTGATGGGGGCAATATACAATTCATATCATACACCCCCGATACCTTCCTAGTACGTGTGTTGTTACAGGGGGCTTGTAGCGGCTGTCCTTCTTCTACCCAAACATTAAAAAAGGGTATTCAAGCACTTTTAAAAAGCAAATTAAGCAATCCAAAAATTCAAGTAGAAGCGATATAA
- the hemN gene encoding oxygen-independent coproporphyrinogen III oxidase, with protein MQISLIQKYNVAGPRYTSYPTVPYWENEAFTTEKWLDSLAKSYNESNEREGISLYIHLPFCESLCTFCGCHKRITKRHEMEQPYIDAVLKEWQLYTALFTTKPIIKEIHLGGGTPTFFAPTELERLINGIFERAERAAHYEFSFEGHPNNTTKAHLQTLYRLGFRRVSYGVQDYSAKVQKAIHRIQPFEKVQQATELARQIGYTSVSHDLVFGLPFQTLDDVLFTIDKSNSLRPDRIAFYSYAHVPWIKGNGQRGFKDEDVPTGEVKRQLYEEGKERLLQVGYAEIGMDHFALPTDSMYKAFQAHQLHRNFMGYTASKTQLMIGLGMSAISDSWYAFAQNEKELEAYYARLERNEIPVCKGHILNNEDLIIRRHILNLMCQFNTSWEDAAMQFEGIQEVLARLSEMQSDGLLQINNDSITVPDEGKPFIRNICMAFDLRLQRKMPNTKIFSMTV; from the coding sequence ATGCAAATCTCACTCATACAGAAATATAATGTAGCCGGACCTCGCTACACTAGCTATCCCACCGTACCTTATTGGGAAAATGAGGCATTTACTACTGAAAAATGGTTGGATAGCTTGGCTAAATCATACAATGAAAGTAATGAACGTGAGGGGATTAGTCTCTATATACACTTGCCTTTTTGTGAGAGCTTATGCACTTTTTGCGGTTGCCACAAGCGTATTACCAAGCGGCATGAAATGGAGCAGCCTTATATTGATGCCGTACTAAAAGAATGGCAGCTGTATACAGCTCTTTTCACAACCAAGCCTATTATTAAAGAAATACATTTAGGAGGAGGTACACCAACCTTTTTTGCTCCTACCGAGTTAGAAAGACTTATTAATGGCATTTTTGAAAGGGCAGAACGTGCTGCTCATTATGAATTTAGCTTTGAAGGACACCCCAATAACACTACCAAAGCACACCTGCAAACTCTTTACCGCTTAGGTTTTAGGAGGGTAAGCTATGGAGTACAGGATTATTCGGCTAAGGTACAAAAAGCAATTCACCGTATACAACCTTTTGAGAAAGTACAACAAGCTACTGAGTTAGCTCGTCAAATAGGTTACACCTCAGTAAGTCACGATTTGGTTTTTGGGTTACCATTCCAAACTCTGGACGATGTACTCTTTACTATTGATAAAAGTAATAGTTTGCGACCAGACCGTATCGCTTTTTATAGTTACGCCCATGTACCTTGGATTAAAGGCAATGGGCAAAGAGGTTTTAAAGATGAAGATGTACCTACAGGCGAGGTAAAACGTCAGTTGTATGAAGAAGGAAAAGAACGCTTACTACAAGTAGGTTATGCCGAGATAGGAATGGATCACTTTGCGCTCCCTACTGATAGTATGTACAAGGCGTTCCAAGCACACCAATTGCACCGCAATTTTATGGGCTATACAGCATCAAAAACACAACTGATGATAGGCTTAGGAATGTCTGCTATTAGTGATAGTTGGTATGCTTTTGCTCAGAATGAGAAAGAGTTAGAAGCCTATTATGCAAGGCTTGAACGCAATGAAATACCTGTGTGCAAAGGGCATATCTTAAATAATGAAGATTTGATTATTAGGCGACATATACTAAACTTAATGTGCCAGTTTAATACTTCGTGGGAAGATGCCGCAATGCAGTTTGAAGGGATACAAGAGGTATTAGCTCGCCTTTCCGAAATGCAAAGTGATGGCCTGCTACAGATAAATAATGATAGTATTACCGTACCCGATGAGGGTAAACCATTTATAAGAAATATATGTATGGCTTTTGACCTGCGATTGCAGCGCAAAATGCCGAACACCAAAATATTCAGTATGACAGTATAA